The Arenibacter algicola region CAACTATGGAATAAGAAAACTTCCCAAGTACAAATCGGATTTTGAGAAGTTAATGGAAGATTTAGGAGGTGCAACAACCAAAAGCAAGGAAAGCATTATTCAACAAGAAATCGGGACTGAGGCCTATGCCATCCTAAAGGAAATAAAGCAGGCAATGCAAAATAAAGGGATTCAGGCCAGAATGCCGTTTACCTTGAATATCAAATAGAAAATTTGATCCGAATAGGATTCAATTAAAATGACCGTGCAAATACATCTGGACGGTCTTTTTGATTTTATATAAGTACTTAGATCTTAGGTTTTAAGCATAAATAACTATACTTTTTCCCAATAGTTTGGGATGTTGCAATCGTCATCCTAACCATTACCTTAAATTTTATTAGTGAAACTCAATTTTGAGAAGTCAGTAAGACGCACTGAAAATTGTAAGTTGAACTAATCCCGCCTTTTTCGGCGGGATCTAGGTTCAATACCTCGACCCTTGGGTCAATTCCTATTATTGGGTTCAGGGCCTGCCTTTGTCAGACAGGCTTGCCCTGGGGTTTAATACCTTTTATTATTCGTCAAAAATCACATCTTTATGCGATTTCATGAATATTACACATTGCCTAAGTTTACCCGAATATAAAAAACTAGGTGGAATGAACAGATTGAAATTGGTTGGTTCTTTATTGCTTTTTTCCGGTTTTTTTTCTTTTGGACAAAGTGCAATTGATGATCTTAAAAAGGAATATGATAGTTTAACAAAAAACTCCATATATGGCAACAATCCGGCTGCTGGGAAATATTATGACATTCGGGGTTTCAAAATGTATTGCGAAACCTACGGTGAAGGGGCTCCATTGCTCTTAATTCATGGCAACGGAGCCAGTATCAGTACTTTTGTTAAACAGATACCATTTTTTTCAAAAAAGTATAAGGTTATTGTAGCCGATAGCAGAAATCACGGTAAATCTGTAGATAAGTTGGATTCCCTGTCCTACGAAATGATGGCGGATGATTATGCAGCCTTACTGTCGCAAATGAAAATTGATTCTGCTTATGTTCTTGGATGGAGTGATGGGGGCGTAAATGGCTTATTAATGGCAATAAGGCATCCCGAAAAAGTAAAAAAATTGGTCATTACAGGGGCTAACTTGCGGCCTGACTCTTCAGCAGTTTCACCGGATGTATTGAAAAGGGTTACCAAGACCTATAATATGTTTGAGAAAATGTTTAGT contains the following coding sequences:
- a CDS encoding alpha/beta fold hydrolase, whose product is MNRLKLVGSLLLFSGFFSFGQSAIDDLKKEYDSLTKNSIYGNNPAAGKYYDIRGFKMYCETYGEGAPLLLIHGNGASISTFVKQIPFFSKKYKVIVADSRNHGKSVDKLDSLSYEMMADDYAALLSQMKIDSAYVLGWSDGGVNGLLMAIRHPEKVKKLVITGANLRPDSSAVSPDVLKRVTKTYNMFEKMFSGKEAKTPLDSIVYKYIKLLVEQPNIPVDELHKIKIPTLVVGGDHDVIKPDHTLEIFQNIPKAYLWILPNSGHYTLVTHTDEFNRTASDFFTTKYRKIVDRDRDF